In Candidatus Saccharibacteria bacterium oral taxon 488, one DNA window encodes the following:
- a CDS encoding BspA family leucine-rich repeat surface protein, whose protein sequence is MKYLQRRGRLLPTLAAGVMTLGVGSVTLLAMTQPAKADAINNTDFVMTVDTTKPGVSNTDQFTIPVTGGGYNYTVDCNNDGIPDAVGVTGSHTCTYSDEGRHTIRIGGTFPQIYVNNAGDRLKIMSVDQWGTGAWRSMDSAFRGAENMDVKATDVPNLTNVTSLQSMFDTAHSLKGEGANWQWNTSNVTTTANMFHGAGQFNQNIGSWDMGNVTSAGHMFAYAGAFNNGGSSSIASWNTAKLEYADSMFEWANSFNQPIGLWNMTKAHAMVRMLANARAFSQSLAGWQLTSLQDVTGNPYAGGANMLDNTALSVQNYDATLIAWNNAVLKSPVTLGAAGLKYCTAEAAHAALQKTVADGGHGWTINGDAKQCPTYTLTFNTGSGSPVPSQTVAYTAKAVRPADPTRAGYTFAGWYADPTYLMQWDFNVHTMPNSNFTLYAKWNAVPTAPGNPGAPNQPSQPSQPGQPGASQGQSGSQLADTGTSLLVAIGAGVAAIISGAVLMMRKKRS, encoded by the coding sequence ATGAAATATTTACAACGACGCGGGCGCTTGTTACCGACGCTAGCAGCAGGGGTTATGACGCTTGGTGTTGGCAGCGTGACGCTACTGGCGATGACGCAGCCAGCGAAAGCTGATGCAATTAACAATACTGATTTTGTCATGACGGTTGACACCACGAAGCCGGGCGTATCAAACACCGATCAATTTACCATACCGGTGACGGGTGGGGGATATAATTATACGGTCGACTGTAACAATGACGGTATCCCTGACGCTGTGGGCGTGACGGGTAGCCACACCTGCACATACAGCGACGAGGGTCGTCACACAATTCGTATCGGTGGTACATTCCCGCAGATTTATGTAAATAATGCTGGTGATCGTTTGAAAATCATGTCAGTTGACCAGTGGGGAACGGGCGCGTGGCGCAGCATGGACTCGGCGTTTCGGGGCGCTGAGAATATGGACGTCAAGGCGACTGACGTGCCAAATCTCACGAACGTAACGAGCTTACAGAGCATGTTCGACACGGCTCACTCGCTCAAGGGTGAGGGTGCCAACTGGCAATGGAATACATCAAATGTGACGACAACTGCTAATATGTTCCATGGCGCCGGACAGTTTAACCAAAACATCGGTTCGTGGGATATGGGAAATGTGACGAGCGCCGGGCATATGTTTGCGTATGCAGGGGCGTTCAATAACGGTGGTAGTTCGTCAATTGCCAGCTGGAATACTGCAAAACTTGAATACGCTGATAGCATGTTCGAGTGGGCAAATTCGTTCAATCAGCCGATCGGGCTGTGGAATATGACGAAGGCACATGCTATGGTGCGGATGTTGGCCAATGCGCGGGCATTCAGCCAGTCACTGGCTGGCTGGCAATTGACTTCGCTACAAGATGTTACGGGTAATCCGTATGCTGGCGGGGCGAATATGCTTGATAATACGGCGCTATCGGTGCAAAATTACGACGCAACGCTGATTGCCTGGAATAACGCAGTACTCAAGTCACCAGTGACGCTGGGTGCGGCTGGCCTGAAATATTGTACGGCGGAGGCGGCGCATGCAGCGCTGCAAAAGACAGTGGCCGACGGTGGTCATGGCTGGACGATCAATGGTGATGCCAAGCAGTGCCCGACCTACACGCTGACGTTTAATACCGGCTCAGGCTCACCGGTACCATCCCAAACGGTCGCCTACACTGCCAAAGCGGTGCGGCCGGCTGATCCGACGCGGGCTGGCTATACCTTTGCTGGGTGGTACGCTGATCCAACTTATCTGATGCAGTGGGACTTTAACGTCCATACGATGCCAAACTCTAACTTCACGCTATACGCTAAGTGGAACGCTGTGCCAACAGCGCCGGGTAATCCAGGTGCTCCTAACCAGCCGAGTCAGCCGAGTCAACCAGGGCAGCCGGGCGCTTCGCAGGGTCAGTCGGGTAGTCAGCTAGCCGATACCGGTACGAGTTTGCTGGTAGCGATCGGGGCTGGTGTTGCTGCCATCATCAGCGGTGCAGTGCTGATGATGCGGAAAAAACGCTCATAA
- the rpsP gene encoding 30S ribosomal protein S16 → MLAIRLQRLGRKGYPVYRLAVQEAQRHPSSGRVVAYVGSYNPHTKVANIQVESAQKYLDNGAQPTPRVVKLLKEAGVTLPKWVKEPAADKHKAIRSPEKLRKNQPKEEPTQPDAGEPSAE, encoded by the coding sequence ATGCTAGCAATTCGTTTGCAACGGTTGGGTCGCAAGGGTTATCCGGTGTACCGCCTGGCAGTACAAGAGGCGCAGCGCCATCCATCAAGCGGCCGCGTGGTCGCCTATGTCGGCAGCTATAATCCACATACTAAGGTGGCAAATATTCAGGTTGAGTCGGCGCAGAAATATCTAGATAATGGTGCCCAGCCAACGCCACGTGTTGTTAAGTTATTGAAAGAAGCTGGCGTTACACTACCAAAGTGGGTCAAAGAACCAGCTGCCGACAAGCACAAAGCCATCCGCAGCCCAGAGAAGCTTCGTAAAAACCAGCCAAAAGAAGAGCCGACTCAGCCGGACGCTGGCGAGCCAAGTGCCGAATAA